The following proteins are encoded in a genomic region of Ornithinibacillus sp. 4-3:
- a CDS encoding transglutaminaseTgpA domain-containing protein translates to MLNSNRIPILYTSILYLCGFFLFLEWLYPLQIISDKSNVTVFIMYAALCFAISVFRLPWWASFLLKGFGVVMILHALFLTEKLFSKLWFNEVSVELVFNIQAIFSNQMGEITSFFRTLLFLLIIWVMSYLVHYWFVVMKRIFVFLFFTFLYLALLDTFTMYEGFVPIVRTFIISFIALGVAHYFKEIDREKIDFPWFGKLKVWLVPIIGMTFLASAIGIITPSFAPQWPDPVPFFKSATNFGNDGDGQGTRRVGYGSNDSNLGGSFQQDYTPVFQATTANRQYWRVETKDVYTGKGWERSADLAYEEQANGEINLDFYAGSVQTEEETAYVRFNGNNTMNNLVYPYGMKGVQAIEGVVFSRDPNANMVRAQIRDETVQLQEYSMTFDEPVYSLEALRAVTAGNDPENIMENYTRVPDTLPDRVRELAEEITAGTDNRYDQAKAVEQYFNQNGFEYVIEDVPYPEEDQDYVDQFLFETQIGYCDNYSTSMVVMLRTLDIPARWAKGFTGGEEQRVNDDGMRDFEVTNANAHSWVEVYFPNEGWVPFEPTQGFDNPSTFRNTNLDQPEVDLPETDDTEVETPEPEEDEMMPPEMEDLGPTNEAGEEEEVEPNRTGLYVTIGVIFLLILAFIIYKTRFRWKTIWVYRKWMRDPTEKTFTESYLFLLTLLGHYTLARRPEQTLREYAEQIDERYHTKNMSLLNQIYEQILYNNEGNDLQTKEFIPIWKELVDQMRKE, encoded by the coding sequence ATGTTAAATTCCAATCGAATTCCAATATTGTATACTTCTATTTTATATTTATGTGGATTTTTCTTATTTCTAGAATGGTTATATCCACTTCAAATTATTTCGGATAAAAGTAATGTCACAGTTTTCATTATGTATGCGGCACTCTGTTTTGCTATTTCTGTTTTCAGGCTACCTTGGTGGGCATCCTTTCTATTAAAAGGCTTTGGGGTAGTAATGATCTTACATGCTTTATTTTTAACAGAAAAGCTATTCTCGAAACTTTGGTTTAATGAAGTGTCTGTGGAATTAGTGTTTAATATTCAAGCAATTTTCAGCAATCAAATGGGAGAAATTACTTCTTTCTTTCGAACACTTCTTTTCCTATTGATTATTTGGGTGATGAGTTATTTAGTACATTATTGGTTTGTAGTTATGAAGCGGATTTTTGTATTTCTGTTCTTTACCTTTCTTTATTTGGCATTGCTGGATACATTTACGATGTATGAAGGGTTTGTTCCAATTGTACGAACCTTTATTATCTCCTTTATCGCCTTGGGAGTTGCACATTACTTTAAAGAAATAGATCGGGAGAAAATTGATTTTCCATGGTTCGGAAAGCTTAAGGTTTGGTTAGTTCCTATCATTGGGATGACATTTTTAGCTTCAGCTATTGGAATCATAACACCATCATTTGCGCCACAATGGCCAGATCCGGTTCCGTTCTTTAAATCAGCAACAAATTTTGGAAATGATGGAGATGGACAAGGAACACGAAGAGTAGGTTATGGAAGTAATGATTCAAACTTAGGAGGTTCCTTTCAACAAGACTACACACCTGTTTTTCAGGCAACAACAGCAAATAGACAATATTGGCGTGTAGAAACGAAAGATGTCTACACAGGTAAAGGCTGGGAGCGCTCGGCAGATCTAGCATATGAAGAACAAGCAAATGGGGAAATCAACTTAGACTTTTATGCTGGTTCTGTTCAAACGGAAGAAGAAACAGCATATGTAAGATTTAATGGAAACAATACGATGAACAATTTAGTTTATCCTTATGGGATGAAAGGGGTACAAGCAATAGAAGGGGTTGTCTTTTCACGAGATCCTAATGCAAATATGGTAAGAGCACAAATTCGTGATGAAACGGTTCAACTTCAGGAATATTCGATGACCTTTGATGAACCAGTCTATTCCCTTGAAGCATTACGTGCTGTTACAGCTGGTAATGACCCAGAAAATATTATGGAAAATTATACTCGGGTTCCTGATACCTTACCAGATCGAGTTCGTGAATTAGCAGAAGAGATTACAGCAGGTACAGATAATCGTTACGATCAGGCAAAGGCAGTGGAACAATATTTTAATCAAAATGGTTTTGAATATGTCATAGAGGATGTACCATATCCAGAAGAGGATCAAGACTATGTAGATCAATTCTTGTTTGAAACGCAAATAGGCTATTGTGACAACTATTCCACCTCAATGGTTGTTATGCTAAGAACCTTAGATATTCCCGCTCGCTGGGCAAAAGGCTTCACTGGTGGAGAAGAACAAAGGGTGAATGATGACGGAATGAGAGATTTTGAAGTGACTAATGCGAATGCACACTCATGGGTAGAAGTATATTTTCCAAATGAAGGCTGGGTTCCATTTGAGCCAACACAAGGATTTGATAACCCATCTACATTCCGAAATACAAATTTAGATCAGCCAGAAGTAGATTTACCAGAAACAGATGATACAGAAGTTGAAACACCAGAACCAGAAGAAGACGAAATGATGCCTCCAGAAATGGAAGATCTTGGTCCAACGAATGAAGCAGGAGAAGAGGAAGAGGTAGAGCCAAACAGAACAGGGCTTTATGTTACAATTGGTGTTATCTTCTTATTAATTCTAGCTTTTATTATTTATAAAACTAGATTTAGATGGAAGACAATATGGGTATATAGAAAATGGATGCGAGACCCAACAGAAAAAACCTTTACAGAGAGTTACTTATTTTTACTAACTTTATTAGGACACTATACATTAGCTCGTCGACCGGAACAAACACTAAGAGAATACGCAGAACAAATTGATGAAAGATATCATACAAAAAATATGAGTTTATTAAATCAAATCTATGAGCAAATATTGTATAATAATGAAGGCAATGATTTGCAAACAAAAGAATTCATCCCAATTTGGAAAGAATTAGTTGACCAGATGAGGAAGGAATAA
- the guaA gene encoding glutamine-hydrolyzing GMP synthase, translating into MSNDEKIVILDLGNKNNQLLARKIREQHVYSELYPNTVTIEEIKALDPKGIILMGTDEDIQAEDSAMVAEEVFELGVPVLAIGSGMLQMALHFGGKVVASEQAAGVGNIEVQSNSVLFDGIPQNQSVFLNQGNQAVESPAAFQVDAINGTGQAIAISNTAKQMFGIQFQLEEEATEHGIAILKQFLFTVCQCSGGWTMDRIIEEQVQKIRDQVGDQKVICALSGGVDSSVVAVLIHKAIGDQLTCIFVDHGLLRKNEANEVMHVFTEDFKMNVIKVDAQERFLSKLKGEDDPEKKRKIIGNEFIYVFDDEAAKLKDTKFLAQGTIYSDIVESGGKAGKLVKSHHNVGGLPEDMEFELIEPLSLLFKDEVRELGTALGIPDYIIWRQPFPGPGLGVRVLGEITEEKLHIVREADAVVREEIAAAGLDRDIWQYFAVLPNIRSVGVKGNARSYDYTVGVRAIHSVDAMTAEFAEIPWKVLSKISSRIVTEVDHVNRVVYDITGKPPATIEWE; encoded by the coding sequence ATGAGTAATGATGAAAAAATTGTAATTTTGGATCTCGGTAACAAGAATAATCAATTGTTAGCAAGAAAGATCAGAGAACAGCATGTGTATAGTGAGCTGTATCCAAACACTGTAACAATTGAGGAAATCAAAGCACTAGATCCTAAAGGAATTATTTTAATGGGAACAGATGAAGATATTCAAGCTGAAGACAGCGCAATGGTGGCTGAAGAAGTATTTGAATTAGGTGTTCCTGTCTTAGCTATTGGCTCTGGTATGCTGCAAATGGCCCTTCATTTTGGAGGAAAAGTAGTTGCAAGTGAACAAGCAGCTGGAGTAGGTAATATAGAAGTACAAAGTAATTCTGTTTTATTTGATGGTATCCCTCAAAATCAGTCTGTTTTCTTAAATCAAGGAAATCAAGCTGTTGAATCACCAGCAGCTTTTCAAGTAGATGCAATAAACGGAACAGGACAAGCAATAGCAATCAGCAATACAGCAAAACAAATGTTTGGAATTCAATTCCAGTTAGAAGAAGAAGCAACAGAACACGGCATTGCTATTTTGAAACAATTCCTATTTACGGTTTGTCAATGTAGCGGAGGCTGGACGATGGACCGTATTATTGAAGAACAAGTGCAGAAAATTCGCGACCAAGTCGGAGATCAAAAAGTAATCTGTGCTCTAAGCGGAGGCGTAGACTCTTCCGTTGTTGCTGTCTTAATTCATAAAGCAATAGGTGATCAACTAACATGTATCTTCGTTGATCATGGATTATTACGTAAAAACGAAGCAAATGAAGTTATGCACGTATTTACAGAAGACTTCAAAATGAATGTTATTAAAGTAGATGCACAAGAACGCTTCTTATCAAAACTAAAAGGTGAAGATGATCCAGAGAAAAAACGTAAAATCATTGGTAATGAATTCATCTACGTATTTGATGATGAAGCAGCGAAATTAAAAGACACTAAATTCCTAGCACAAGGCACCATTTATAGTGATATTGTTGAGAGTGGTGGAAAAGCAGGGAAGCTTGTTAAATCACACCATAATGTTGGTGGCTTACCAGAAGATATGGAATTCGAATTAATCGAACCATTAAGCCTATTATTTAAAGATGAAGTTCGTGAACTAGGAACAGCATTAGGAATTCCAGATTATATTATTTGGAGACAACCATTCCCTGGACCAGGACTAGGAGTTCGTGTATTAGGTGAAATTACCGAAGAAAAATTACACATTGTAAGAGAAGCAGATGCTGTAGTACGCGAAGAAATTGCAGCAGCAGGCCTCGACCGTGATATCTGGCAATATTTCGCAGTACTTCCTAATATCCGAAGCGTAGGAGTTAAAGGAAATGCTCGCTCATACGATTACACAGTAGGAGTTCGTGCAATCCATTCTGTTGACGCAATGACAGCAGAATTCGCAGAAATCCCTTGGAAAGTATTAAGTAAAATCTCTAGCCGTATCGTAACAGAAGTCGATCATGTGAATCGGGTAGTGTACGATATTACTGGGAAGCCTCCAGCGACTATAGAGTGGGAGTGA
- a CDS encoding LysR family transcriptional regulator yields the protein MDIRQLRYFIAIVEERKISAAAKRLHMTQPPLSQQLKALEEELGSKLVERDGKFLELTEAGKTLYINALQLTQLMEKTKAEVKEVEKGVNGWLTIGVNTFSFKDLPHVLAEFQKQYPKITYKIQQNESSYLCQLVRERIVELAIIRLPLKLDDFSVLHLCNESFYFITSKEHTLFDQEVSLAEIHHYPLLFPSTEGLGVHYLITEAFSRFKLQPNIVGECSDISLLMDLVTNNFATAIVPETLLHRYRGYPINAYRISKTTELTGSVGLIWLKNHSLSKAAQNFIEMIQKI from the coding sequence ATGGATATTAGACAGCTTCGTTATTTTATTGCGATTGTAGAAGAAAGGAAAATTTCCGCTGCTGCCAAAAGGCTCCATATGACTCAGCCTCCTCTAAGCCAGCAATTAAAAGCCTTGGAAGAAGAACTCGGTTCAAAATTAGTTGAGCGAGATGGTAAATTTTTAGAATTGACAGAAGCTGGGAAAACACTATATATAAATGCTTTACAACTCACTCAATTGATGGAAAAAACGAAAGCAGAGGTAAAGGAGGTTGAGAAAGGAGTAAATGGATGGCTCACAATTGGGGTCAATACTTTTTCATTTAAAGACTTGCCTCATGTTCTAGCAGAATTTCAAAAACAATACCCGAAGATTACATATAAAATCCAACAAAATGAATCCTCCTATCTTTGTCAACTAGTTAGAGAGCGGATTGTGGAATTAGCAATTATTCGTTTGCCACTCAAATTAGATGATTTTTCTGTACTCCATCTCTGTAACGAATCTTTTTATTTCATTACATCTAAGGAGCATACATTATTTGATCAAGAAGTATCACTTGCAGAAATTCATCATTACCCACTTCTTTTTCCAAGTACAGAAGGTCTAGGTGTACATTATTTAATTACAGAAGCATTTTCTCGTTTTAAACTCCAGCCTAATATTGTTGGAGAATGTTCTGATATTAGTCTTTTAATGGATTTAGTCACAAATAATTTTGCTACCGCTATTGTCCCAGAAACTTTATTACACAGATATAGAGGATATCCTATCAACGCTTATCGAATATCAAAAACAACTGAATTAACAGGGTCAGTCGGTTTAATATGGCTTAAAAACCATAGTTTATCCAAAGCCGCTCAAAACTTTATAGAGATGATTCAAAAGATATAA
- a CDS encoding ankyrin repeat domain-containing protein, whose translation MDQQLIFAATEGDIDSVLELLEAGADINTKDNQGVTAVMAATHNNNVKTVKILIEQGADIDIRNNNQDNVLLYAGAEGLLDILKLAIEAGADTTLTNRYGGTALIPASERGHVEVVKELLINSDTDVDHLNNLHWTALLEAIILGDGGENYQQIVQLLVNHGADINISDGDGVTPLEHAKRRGFEEIERILKEAGA comes from the coding sequence TTGGATCAACAATTAATTTTTGCAGCTACAGAAGGGGATATAGATAGCGTTTTAGAATTATTAGAAGCCGGAGCAGATATCAATACGAAGGATAATCAAGGGGTTACAGCGGTAATGGCAGCAACACATAATAACAATGTAAAGACAGTTAAGATACTTATTGAACAAGGAGCCGATATAGATATTCGCAATAATAATCAGGATAATGTGCTTTTATATGCTGGGGCAGAAGGGTTATTAGATATTCTTAAACTTGCTATAGAAGCTGGGGCAGATACAACTTTAACAAATCGTTATGGTGGAACTGCACTCATTCCTGCTTCAGAACGTGGACATGTTGAGGTTGTAAAGGAGCTTTTAATTAACTCTGACACAGATGTGGATCATCTTAATAATTTGCATTGGACTGCATTATTGGAAGCAATTATTTTGGGTGATGGCGGAGAGAATTATCAACAGATTGTACAATTATTAGTTAATCATGGTGCAGATATAAATATTAGTGATGGAGATGGAGTTACTCCATTAGAACATGCAAAGCGACGAGGATTTGAAGAAATTGAGCGTATTTTAAAAGAAGCCGGAGCATAA
- a CDS encoding ABC transporter permease — MINKSFAGTKTLISLYLRRDRFLLPIWILLPLFMLIGHAFSFLSLTSNLEITSVITELNQDSLVSAVHGPIMSMDIVGATLWRAINPITLLLGVSVILTVIRHTRTDEENGRTELINSLVLGRYASLTAITCVVTLGVFLSNVFMSITMLVLGASIKQIIIFGVTLFFAGVFYTGIGLLACQLRNNSSAARNIGITILGLSLVINILNNFGGSNLFLKWFSPISWTRITSPFADENAFGLIPLFVIALLPIILAYFLSTKRDNGGAIFGVQAGPAEAAPSFKNPLTLSWRVHKGMFVGWIVAVTLHIGAFVAISPTISGQISSLFAEIGGDNWMEGIPIGLLFVSIGIYIMALFIGLYALLALNGLKKEELDGRNEIILDKKVNRKSYMFSFIFIALGGSAILLILMGVIGGIIYSSVAGSWGNEFWQILMMGISKIPAVWTLIGVFSLLYGFFPKITALSWGLWGLFGLLEVAWESGLVGWEIMQLSPFAFSHYTIQVENLSIVALSINLLFAVVCIYFGMLAYLRRDVMTKP; from the coding sequence TTGATTAACAAAAGCTTCGCTGGAACAAAAACATTAATTTCTTTATATCTTAGAAGGGATCGTTTTCTCCTTCCTATTTGGATATTGTTACCGTTATTTATGTTAATTGGACATGCTTTTTCTTTTCTCTCACTGACTAGCAATCTAGAAATAACTTCTGTAATCACCGAATTAAATCAAGATAGTTTAGTATCTGCGGTACATGGACCAATTATGTCTATGGATATTGTTGGAGCCACATTGTGGAGAGCTATAAATCCCATTACTTTATTGCTAGGTGTTAGCGTAATTCTTACAGTTATTCGACACACGAGAACCGATGAGGAGAATGGACGGACTGAACTTATTAATTCTTTGGTACTTGGCAGATATGCCAGTTTAACTGCGATAACTTGTGTGGTAACTTTAGGTGTTTTTTTATCCAATGTTTTCATGAGTATTACCATGCTGGTCCTTGGAGCTTCCATTAAACAGATTATCATTTTTGGTGTTACATTATTCTTTGCAGGCGTATTTTATACAGGGATTGGATTATTAGCCTGCCAACTAAGAAATAATAGCTCTGCTGCACGGAATATAGGAATCACTATTTTGGGATTAAGCTTAGTCATCAATATTTTGAATAACTTTGGTGGAAGCAATCTTTTTCTAAAATGGTTTTCCCCTATCTCTTGGACTCGGATTACTTCTCCTTTTGCAGATGAAAACGCTTTTGGTTTAATTCCCTTGTTTGTGATTGCACTACTCCCTATTATTCTCGCTTACTTTCTTTCTACTAAAAGAGACAATGGTGGTGCTATTTTCGGAGTACAAGCTGGTCCTGCAGAGGCCGCTCCTTCTTTTAAAAACCCTCTTACATTATCTTGGAGGGTTCATAAGGGAATGTTTGTAGGATGGATCGTAGCTGTCACGCTTCATATAGGAGCTTTTGTAGCTATTTCTCCTACCATTTCAGGACAAATCAGCTCCCTATTTGCGGAAATTGGAGGAGATAATTGGATGGAAGGCATACCAATCGGATTGCTGTTTGTCAGCATTGGTATTTATATTATGGCACTGTTTATCGGGCTATATGCTTTGCTTGCATTGAACGGATTGAAGAAAGAAGAGCTAGATGGACGTAACGAAATTATCTTAGATAAAAAAGTAAATAGAAAATCGTATATGTTTAGCTTTATCTTTATCGCATTAGGTGGCTCAGCAATTCTGCTTATTCTAATGGGAGTCATTGGGGGCATTATTTATAGCTCTGTTGCAGGTAGTTGGGGAAATGAATTTTGGCAAATTTTGATGATGGGAATTTCTAAAATCCCAGCAGTATGGACACTTATCGGAGTATTTAGCTTGTTATATGGTTTCTTTCCAAAAATAACTGCTCTTAGCTGGGGACTATGGGGACTTTTTGGTTTATTGGAAGTCGCTTGGGAAAGTGGTCTTGTTGGCTGGGAAATCATGCAGTTATCTCCTTTCGCATTTTCACATTATACGATTCAAGTAGAGAATTTATCTATTGTAGCACTGAGTATTAATTTACTATTTGCTGTTGTTTGCATCTATTTTGGTATGCTTGCTTATCTGAGACGTGATGTGATGACAAAACCTTGA
- a CDS encoding ATP-binding cassette domain-containing protein has translation MNIIETRNLTKSFGSFKALKEVNLTVKKGEVHGFIGPNGAGKSTTIRILLGLLRKSSGTVSLLGGDPWKDAVTLHANLVYVPGDVSLWPDLTGGEIIDFLGRLQGKQNLEKRNELIKKFQLDLQKKSSTYSKGNRQKVALIAALSCDVDLYLFDEPTSGLDPLMEATFQECVAEIKSEGKTVLLSSHILSEVEALCDRVSIIRQGTIVETGTLQELRHLTRTTISIATQDIIPDLDQIEGVYDISYNNNQYRFSIDGSAINHVMKKLSSVNIQSFTAEPPSLEDLFMRHYDVKEEI, from the coding sequence ATGAATATTATAGAAACTCGCAACTTAACAAAATCATTTGGTTCATTTAAGGCGTTAAAAGAAGTGAATCTCACTGTCAAAAAAGGTGAAGTTCATGGATTTATTGGTCCGAATGGAGCTGGAAAATCAACCACTATTCGAATACTATTAGGTTTATTGCGGAAGAGTTCTGGAACTGTCTCTTTATTAGGAGGAGATCCGTGGAAAGATGCTGTCACTCTGCATGCAAATCTTGTATATGTGCCCGGAGATGTAAGCTTATGGCCAGATCTAACAGGTGGAGAAATCATTGATTTTCTAGGACGTTTACAAGGGAAGCAAAATTTAGAAAAGAGAAACGAGTTGATTAAGAAGTTTCAGCTTGATTTGCAGAAAAAATCATCTACTTATTCTAAAGGGAATCGGCAGAAGGTTGCTTTGATTGCCGCTCTTTCATGTGATGTAGACCTGTACTTATTTGATGAGCCAACTTCTGGATTAGATCCATTGATGGAAGCTACTTTTCAAGAATGTGTAGCTGAAATAAAATCTGAAGGAAAAACCGTTCTCCTTTCTAGCCATATCCTATCCGAAGTGGAGGCTCTTTGTGACAGAGTAAGTATTATTAGACAAGGAACAATTGTCGAAACTGGAACACTTCAAGAATTAAGACATCTCACTAGAACAACTATCAGTATAGCTACACAAGATATCATTCCGGATTTAGACCAAATAGAAGGTGTTTATGATATTTCTTATAACAATAACCAGTATCGTTTTTCCATTGATGGTTCTGCTATTAATCATGTTATGAAAAAGTTGTCCTCTGTTAATATTCAATCTTTCACTGCTGAACCGCCTAGCTTAGAAGATTTATTTATGCGTCATTATGATGTGAAGGAGGAAATTTAA
- a CDS encoding TetR/AcrR family transcriptional regulator: protein MNGYEQRTISKQTKIKKAACKLFNAYGIEKTSVSEIAKEAQVSPASIYNYFKTKDGLIKEVASDLIEDALREKELLWESDLPFNELLEKAMKNQNLFLNPANLNLLEKFIKESDDVNTLVKKVFHERYPALLETFLEKGRREGYIHRKISTEAMMVYLKMCQNIISNSDVVKANNQAVLSELYELLLYGLIGQPHETKK from the coding sequence ATGAATGGATATGAGCAAAGAACAATAAGTAAGCAAACAAAAATCAAAAAAGCTGCGTGCAAGCTTTTTAATGCATACGGAATTGAGAAGACTAGTGTTAGTGAAATAGCTAAAGAAGCACAAGTTTCACCAGCTAGTATATATAATTACTTTAAAACCAAAGATGGCTTAATCAAAGAAGTGGCAAGCGATTTAATAGAAGATGCTTTAAGAGAAAAAGAGTTATTGTGGGAGAGTGATTTACCATTTAATGAGTTACTTGAAAAAGCGATGAAAAATCAGAATTTATTCTTGAATCCTGCTAACTTAAATTTATTAGAAAAATTTATTAAGGAAAGCGACGATGTGAATACCCTCGTAAAGAAAGTCTTTCATGAACGCTACCCTGCTTTATTAGAAACTTTTTTGGAAAAGGGGAGAAGAGAAGGGTATATCCATCGAAAAATATCTACGGAAGCAATGATGGTTTATCTTAAAATGTGTCAAAATATTATCAGTAATTCAGATGTGGTAAAAGCGAATAATCAAGCAGTGCTTAGTGAGCTTTATGAGTTGCTATTATATGGATTAATCGGTCAACCCCATGAAACTAAAAAATAG
- a CDS encoding IS3 family transposase (programmed frameshift), with protein sequence MANHKHGKRYNDDFRKMVVDLYRSGQSVRELSSEYGVSEVTIYAWIKKFNPVELEDGSSVTPDDYAKMQKEMLKLQQENEILKKGYGHIRKKVTDNDITDFIEQEREYYPVHTLCEVLGVPRSTYYQSLTFSISKQEQENRQLTKEIIRIFNDSKQRYGAPKIHHLLELAGYHVSLKRVQRLMKKANIRSITTKKFRPTPSKEKIIERENILERDFETKTINEKWVGDITYIHTLKQGWCYLATVLDLHSRKIVGHSFGRTMTTELISTALRNAYETQQPCEELIFHSDLGSQYTSDEFAFLITEFNIMHSFSYKGSPYDNACIESFHAILKKEEVNHVQYLDEYSAKIALFQYIEGWYNRKRIHGSINYMTPQEVENICRNIS encoded by the exons ATGGCAAATCACAAACATGGTAAACGTTACAATGATGATTTTAGGAAGATGGTTGTTGATTTATATCGTTCAGGTCAATCAGTTAGGGAATTAAGCAGTGAATATGGCGTTTCAGAAGTAACTATTTATGCATGGATAAAAAAATTCAATCCAGTAGAGCTAGAAGATGGATCATCCGTAACACCAGATGATTACGCAAAGATGCAAAAAGAAATGCTTAAGTTACAACAGGAGAACGAAATATTAAAAAAAG GCTATGGCCATATTCGCAAAAAAGTAACCGACAACGATATTACGGATTTCATCGAGCAAGAAAGAGAATATTACCCTGTTCATACATTGTGTGAAGTGCTTGGTGTTCCTAGGAGCACGTACTATCAATCATTAACGTTTTCTATCTCAAAACAAGAACAGGAAAATCGACAACTAACAAAAGAAATCATCCGAATTTTTAACGACAGTAAACAACGTTATGGTGCACCAAAAATCCACCATTTATTAGAGTTGGCCGGATATCATGTAAGTTTAAAACGTGTGCAACGCCTGATGAAAAAGGCAAATATCAGGTCCATCACAACGAAGAAATTCCGTCCGACACCGAGTAAAGAAAAGATAATAGAACGTGAGAATATTTTAGAGCGTGATTTTGAGACGAAAACAATCAATGAAAAATGGGTTGGAGATATTACTTATATCCACACGTTAAAGCAGGGTTGGTGCTATCTGGCAACTGTTTTGGATTTGCATTCAAGAAAGATTGTTGGCCATTCTTTTGGACGCACAATGACAACGGAATTAATAAGCACCGCATTACGAAATGCATATGAAACCCAACAACCCTGTGAAGAACTTATCTTTCATTCAGACCTTGGTAGTCAATATACAAGCGATGAATTCGCATTTTTGATCACCGAATTTAACATAATGCATTCTTTTAGCTATAAAGGTAGCCCTTATGACAATGCTTGCATTGAATCGTTCCATGCCATTTTAAAAAAGGAAGAAGTCAATCATGTTCAGTATCTAGATGAATATTCAGCGAAAATAGCGTTATTTCAGTACATTGAAGGTTGGTATAATCGCAAAAGAATTCATGGGAGTATAAATTATATGACACCACAAGAGGTAGAAAATATCTGCCGAAATATCAGCTGA
- a CDS encoding helix-turn-helix domain-containing protein, with translation MKKVKLQINQLLHNRNISLTQLHIKTGIRLAALSELANGKRQRIQFEHLEKIVQAFEIEDMNEILSIVEEDEVKDIK, from the coding sequence ATGAAAAAAGTAAAATTACAAATTAATCAACTATTGCATAATCGAAATATATCTCTTACTCAGCTACATATTAAAACAGGTATTCGCCTAGCTGCATTAAGTGAATTAGCAAATGGAAAAAGACAACGCATCCAGTTTGAACACCTAGAAAAAATTGTACAAGCATTTGAGATTGAAGATATGAATGAAATTCTTTCTATTGTTGAAGAAGATGAAGTCAAAGACATAAAGTAA
- a CDS encoding aspartyl-phosphate phosphatase Spo0E family protein: MKPRKELYREIKSLKISLVQISKEKGMNHPHTIQASQKLDRLINEYMNLTQK; this comes from the coding sequence TTGAAACCGAGAAAGGAATTATATCGTGAAATTAAATCTTTAAAAATTAGTCTGGTTCAGATCAGTAAGGAAAAGGGAATGAATCATCCTCATACTATTCAAGCTAGCCAAAAATTAGATAGGTTAATTAATGAATATATGAACCTAACACAAAAATAA